The region AAGCAGGAGGATGTGTTTTATGGAGATCGTTAGATTGCCAAACGGAACGGAAGCGGTTGTTGCGACATACCGAAAGCAGGTCATTCCCGATTTTGCGGGCAATCCGTGGATCGAGGCGTTGCCCGACATTTTATCGCCTGAACAGGTGATCGAAGCATTGTCCAGTTACCCGCCGATGGATCCGTTGGAAAGACAGTTGGAACCGCATCTTCGCATTCACCTGATCCCGCAACGGCTTTCCCAATACTTTCAACCTTTGGAACAACATCTGGTGCTTTATGACGCGATTTCGTCGATGATTCGGGGCGGATATGTCGAACGCAATCCGTTTTCGCCGAGCGTCATCAGGCGATTATCTCAAATGGAGAACAGGCAAAGGGGCAATGTATATCCGCCGCATTCGACTGCCAAAAGCATGGCGTTGATTGGCATTTCGGGTTCGGGGAAAACCAGCTCGCTGAACCGAATCCTTGCCCTCTTCCCGCAAGTGATCGTTCATTCCGAGTATCAGGGACAAGACTTTCCCAGATACCAGGTCACGCATATTCGTTTGGAGGCCCATATGACGGGAGCCTAAAGGCTTTATGCTTGCAATTGTTTTCCGCCATCGATACGCTTTTGGGAACGCAGTATCTGGAGAGATACGGAAACGGGAAATGGTCAACGAACGTGATGATCCCAATTTTGTCCAGATTATTGCAAAATATGGGGGCGGGCATACTGGTCGTTGATGAAATTCAACATCTCAGTCTTTTCAGAAGCGGCGGTTCCGCCCAAGTGCTCAATTTTTTCACGACCCTGATCAACTCAGCCCAAATCCCCGTTCTGTTGGTGGGCACACCGAAAAGTTTGAAGGTGCTTACCTCGGAATTTCGCCAGGCACGACGAAGCTTAAGCGGGCATGGCGGTTTTCTGTGGGATCGTTTGAAAAAAGATGAAAACTGGGCATTGTTTCTGTCAGGATTGTGGCAATACCAGTGGACGAGACACGTGGAGGGGCTGACACAGGAATTGTCCGATGTCATGTACGAGGAGACACAAGGGATCCTAGATTTGTCCTTGAAACTTTTCGTGATGACGCAAGTGCGGGCAATCGTCGCTGGAAAAGAGAAGATCACCGCCGAGTTGATTCGCAAAGTGGCGAAGGAACAATTCAAAATCATCCGCCCCATGCTCGATGCCCTGCAGGATGGACGAAAAACGCAGTTGCTGGATTATGAGGACATTGTCGTTCCCGATGTGGAAGAATTTATTCAAAGGGAGCGAATTCAAATCGATGTGCAAACTTTTATCCAGGAAACCCGAAAACGAACCGAATCCAGGCAGGAACAAATTGTGCGGGTGAAAGACGAAGCCATCATTCGACTGCAGTTATTGGGGATTTCCGAACGACAAGCTTCGGAACTGGTGAGAGCCGTGTTAACCGAGCAACCGAGTGCTTCCGATGTCAATGAAGTCGTCAAGGCGGCTTTTCAATTATCGATTCAAAAGAAACAGGACAGACAGGGCGGGAAGGTAAACCCTGCGGAAGACGAACGTGACTTGCGGTTGATCGTGAAAAAGGGCAAGGATGAGGGAATG is a window of Microaerobacter geothermalis DNA encoding:
- a CDS encoding ATP-binding protein, whose translation is MEIVRLPNGTEAVVATYRKQVIPDFAGNPWIEALPDILSPEQVIEALSSYPPMDPLERQLEPHLRIHLIPQRLSQYFQPLEQHLVLYDAISSMIRGGYVERNPFSPSVIRRLSQMENRQRGNVYPPHSTAKSMALIGISGSGKTSSLNRILALFPQVIVHSEYQGQDFPRYQVTHIRLEAHMTGA
- a CDS encoding AAA family ATPase, giving the protein MGTQYLERYGNGKWSTNVMIPILSRLLQNMGAGILVVDEIQHLSLFRSGGSAQVLNFFTTLINSAQIPVLLVGTPKSLKVLTSEFRQARRSLSGHGGFLWDRLKKDENWALFLSGLWQYQWTRHVEGLTQELSDVMYEETQGILDLSLKLFVMTQVRAIVAGKEKITAELIRKVAKEQFKIIRPMLDALQDGRKTQLLDYEDIVVPDVEEFIQRERIQIDVQTFIQETRKRTESRQEQIVRVKDEAIIRLQLLGISERQASELVRAVLTEQPSASDVNEVVKAAFQLSIQKKQDRQGGKVNPAEDERDLRLIVKKGKDEGMTAYDALKQAGVIRIDKWCAG